In Panicum virgatum strain AP13 chromosome 4N, P.virgatum_v5, whole genome shotgun sequence, a single window of DNA contains:
- the LOC120669492 gene encoding uncharacterized protein LOC120669492, giving the protein MDKFRNALEDCLLADLGFVGDPFTWRNQSHCSENYIRERLDRAVASAEWCGRFPDYRVINGDPRHSNHRPIIVIMNKDERERCTAGDKAFHFEASWVQEEHCKMIIQNAWHLTLDARGGNVVDAIREVGEELWDWSRNVLGDLEKRIKRAKKDLEECRRKAINSQSAAREEILRYKLEKLEGQRELYWH; this is encoded by the coding sequence ATGGACAAATTTAGAAATGCTTTGGAGGACTGTCTGCTGGCTGATCTTGGTTTTGTGGGTGATCCATTTACTTGGCGGAATCAAAGTCACTGCAGTGAAAATTACATCCGTGAGAGGTTGGATAGGGCTGTGGCTAGCGCTGAATGGTGTGGTCGATTCCCCGACTACCGAGTGATTAATGGTGATCCACGCCACTCTAATCATAGGCCAATTATTGTGATCATGAACAAAGACGAAAGGGAGAGATGCACTGCTGGTGATAAAGCTTTCCACTTTGAAGCTAGTTGGGTGCAGGAGGAACATTGCAAGATGATTATCCAAAATGCTTGGCACCTGACACTAGATGCTAGAGGTGGCAACGTGGTGGATGCGATTAGAGAGGTGGGTGAGGAGCTATGGGATTGGAGCAGGAATGTGTTGGGTGATCTGGAGAAAAGAATAAAGCGGGCGAAGAAGGATCTGGAGGAATGTAGACGGAAGGCGATTAATTCTCAAAGCGCTGCTCGAGAAGAGATTCTGAGATATAAGCTGGAGAAGCTTGAGGGGCAAAGAGAGCTGTATTGGCACTAG
- the LOC120668620 gene encoding uncharacterized protein LOC120668620, which translates to MALAPTPLQCFLTGRPVCTATLPRLARRPSRISCKATGDEKDKLTSGGDGLGLKLGKLAMVALAAGVLALGPVDGAMAAKSGGRVGGQAFRSAPRSSGPRINNSRTNIYINPPVAPPLGGYGYGSPFFGGYGWSPFTFFAPGPSVAVGVGGGFDTLVLFLVLGFVVGAVRRFLNRNDDDYDDY; encoded by the exons ATGGCTCTGGCACCCACGCCTCTCCAGTGCTTCCTCACGGGCAGGCCGGTGTGCACGGCGACGCTGCCCAGGCTCGCGAGGAGGCCGTCGAGGATCTCGTGCAAGGCTACCGGCGATGAGAAGGACAAGCTCACGTCGGGAGGCGATGGTCTTGGGTTGAAGCTCGGGAAGCTGGCGATGGTCGCGCTGGCCGCCGGCGTGCTGGCGCTCGGGCCCGTCGACGGCGCCATGGCGGCCAAGTCCGGCGGCAGGGTCGGCGGGCAGGCGTTCCGGTCCGCGCCACGGTCGTCGGGCCCTCGGATAAACAACTCCAG GACGAACATCTACATCAAcccgccggtggcgccgcctCTGGGCGGGTACGGCTACGGGAGCCCGTTCTTCGGCGGCTACGGGTGGTCGCCGTTCACCTTCTTCGCGCCCGGCCCGAGCGTCGCcgtcggggtcggcggcggcttcgACACGCTCGTCCTCTTCTTGGTGTTGGGCTTCGTCGTCGGAGCTGTCAGGCGGTTTCTCAACAGGAACGATGACGATTACGACGACTACTGA
- the LOC120668619 gene encoding pentatricopeptide repeat-containing protein At5g39710-like has translation MLLRARVRRPAAGASLLRPIRPPPARFTTTPTTTDASSSSAPDPDGVAAEVAILLSRCSGDWKLAIAASDLPSRLTPAAVSSLLRRTSSSRLHPKLLLDFFYWSRPHLGPSAPAPDDFAHLAVSLCAAGLFPQANGLLDRMIRAYPTPPLVLGSVHRALSGSGHDRRPVVLDVLVDTYKKTGRVRDGAEVVLLMKDLGLAPSLRCCNALLKDLLRADAMDLLWKVRGFMEGAGISPDVYTYSTLIEAYCKVRDLDAAKKVLEEMRETGCSLNTVTYNILIDGLCRAGAVEEAFGFKKEMEIYGLVPDGFTYGAIINGLCKRVRPSQAKCLLDEMSCAGLMPNVVVYASLVDGFMREGNADEAFKIIKEMSAAGVQPNKITYDNLIRGLCKLGQMGRAAEVLKEMVKIGHIADTFTFNHLIEGHLRQHNKEEAFWLLNEMRKDGMSPNVYTCSIMINGLCQIGESETADGLLEQMVAEGIKPNAFVYAPLISGYCREGKFSLACEALKKMTSSNVMPDLYCYNSLIIGLSKEGKMEEAIEYYDQMLKQGLRPNEFTYDGLIHGYSMNGNLEKAEQLLHQMLNRLKPKDFIYAHLLEVYFKSDNLEKVSSILQSMLDRGVIPDNRLYGIVIHNLSRSGQMQAAFTALSVMEKNGLAPDLHIYSSLISGLCKTADVEKAVGLLDEIVKKGVEPGIVCYNALIDGLCKSDNISHARIVFNSMLIEGLLPNCVTYTSLIDGYCKAGEIHDAIGLYQEMLERGVIPDAFVYSVLTSGCSNSGDLQQALFITEEMVLRGYASISSFNTLVHGFCKRGKLQETVEFLHVMMDKNIMPNVRTIEKIVKGLDEAGKLSEAHTIFVELQQKKASQRDTDHLSSLFTDMINQGLVPLDVINNTIQSHCKGDLDKALMLHDALLAEGALMGCTSYLALLDGLCRKSKLTEAFNLLKEMEEMGICPSEDQCMILLNNLHSSGFIQEYNKVFDTMLGYKWLQKKSKFCNSVGNSQEAVNAE, from the coding sequence ATGCTcctccgcgcgcgcgtgcggcgtccagccgccggcgcctcgcTCCTCCGCCCGATCCGACCGCCGCCCGCACGCTTCACAaccacccccaccaccaccgATGCCTCTTCGTCCTCTGCCCCCGACCCGGACGGTGTGGCCGCCGAGGTGGCCATCCTCCTCTCCCGCTGCTCCGGCGACTGGaagctcgccatcgccgcctccGACCTCCCCTCCCGCCTCACTCCCGCTGCCGtgtcctccctcctccggcgcacctcctcctcgcgcctCCACCCCAAGCTCCTGCTCGATTTCTTCTACTGGTCCCGCCCCCACCTCGGGCCCTCGGCGCCCGCCCCCGACGACTTTGCCCACCTCGCCGTATccctctgcgccgccggcctcttCCCCCAGGCTAACGGGCTCCTCGACCGGATGATCCGCGCCTACCCCACCCCTCCCCTCGTCCTCGGCTCCGTCCACCGCGCGCTTTCCGGCTCCGGCCACGACCGCCGGCCGGTCGTCCTCGACGTGCTCGTCGATACCTACAAGAAGACCGGGAGGGTCCGGGACGGCGCCGAGGTTGTCCTGCTGATGAAGGATCTCGGCTTGGCGCCCAGCCTTCGCTGCTGCAACGCGCTGCTTAAGGACCTGCTGCGCGCGGACGCCATGGATCTGCTCTGGAAGGTGCGCGGCTTCATGGAGGGCGCCGGTATTTCGCCGGATGTGTACACGTACTCCACATTGATCGAGGCGTATTGCAAAGTCCGGGACTTAGATGCTGCGAAGAAGGTGCTTGAGGAAATGCGTGAGACGGGATGCAGCCTGAACACAGTAACCTACAACATATTGATTGATGGTCTGTGCAGAGCCGGAGCTGTTGAAGAGGCGTTTGGGTTCAAGAAGGAGATGGAGATTTATGGGCTGGTTCCAGATGGATTTACTTATGGTGCAATCATTAATGGTCTGTGCAAGCGTGTCAGGCCGAGTCAGGCGAAGTGCTTGCTGGATGAGATGTCTTGTGCTGGGTTAATGCCTAACGTTGTTGTTTATGCATCTCTAGTTGATGGGTTCATGAGGGAGGGCAATGCGGATGAGGCGTTTAAGATAATCAAGGAGATGTCTGCTGCTGGTGTGCAGCCGAACAAGATCACCTACGACAATCTCATCCGGGGCCTATGTAAATTGGGGCAGATGGGCAGGGCTGCTGAAGTTTTGAAGGAaatggtcaaaattggtcataTCGCTGACACTTTCACTTTTAACCATCTCATTGAGGGTCATCTCCGACAGCATAACAAAGAAGAAGCTTTTTGGCTGCTTAATGAAATGAGAAAGGATGGTATGTCACCTAATGTATACACTTGCAGCATAATGATTAATGGACTATGCCAAATTGGTGAATCGGAAACAGCCGATGGTCTCCTTGAGCAAATGGTTGCAGAAGGTATAAAGCCCAATGCATTTGTTTATGCGCCTCTTATCTCAGGGTATTGCAGGGAAGGCAAATTCTCATTGGCTTGTGAAGCTCTCAAAAAGATGACCAGTTCAAATGTAATGCCTGATCTGTACTGCTACAATTCTCTTATAATTGGACTGTCTAAGGAGGGAAAGATGGAGGAAGCCATAGAGTACTATGATCAGATGCTGAAGCAAGGATTGCGCCCTAATGAGTTCACGTATGATGGTCTGATTCATGGCTATAGTATGAATGGGAATCTAGAAAAGGCTGAACAGTTACTCCATCAGATGCTTAATAGACTAAAGCCCAAGGACTTCATCTATGCTCACCTCCTAGAAGTTTACTTTAAGTCAGATAATCTTGAAAAGGTTTCCTCTATTCTTCAATCCATGTTAGACAGGGGAGTCATTCCAGACAACCGTTTATATGGAATTGTGATTCACAATCTGTCCAGGTCTGGACAAATGCAAGCAGCGTTTACAGCTCTCTCAGTGATGGAGAAGAATGGGTTAGCTCCTGATTTGCATATATACAGCTCATTGATATCTGGACTTTGCAAGACAGCTGACGTGGAGAAAGCTGTTGGTCTTCTTGATGAGATTGTTAAAAAAGGAGTAGAGCCTGGTATTGTGTGTTATAATGCCTTAATCGATGGACTTTGCAAGTCGGATAATATTTCTCATGCTCGCATTGTATTCAATAGCATGTTAATTGAGGGATTACTGCCAAACTGTGTGACATATACAAGTTTGATAGATGGATACTGCAAAGCTGGTGAGATCCATGATGCTATTGGTCTTTATCAGGAAATGCTAGAAAGAGGGGTAATCCCAGATGCTTTTGTCTATAGTGTGCTTACCTCTGGCTGCTCAAATTCCGGGGACCTTCAGCAGGCTTTGTTTATAACTGAAGAAATGGTTCTTAGGGGATATGCAAGTATTTCTTCTTTCAACACCTTGGTCCATGGCTTCTGCAAACGTGGAAAATTGCAAGAAACTGTGGAATTTCTCCACGTGATGATGGACAAAAACATAATGCCTAACGTGCGGACTATTGAAAAAATTGTAAAAGGACTTGATGAGGCTGGGAAACTCAGTGAAGCACACACAATATTTGTTGAGCTGCAACAGAAGAAAGCTTCACAACGTGATACAGATCACTTGTCCTCATTGTTTACAGACATGATAAATCAAGGACTAGTTCCTCTAGATGTGATAAATAACACGATACAGTCTCATTGTAAAGGAGATTTAGATAAGGCTTTGATGCTACATGATGCCCTTTTGGCAGAAGGTGCTCTCATGGGCTGCACATCTTATCTTGCTTTATTGGATGGCCTTTGCAGGAAGAGCAAACTGACTGAAGCTTTTAATTTGCTAAAAGAAATGGAAGAGATGGGTATTTGTCCTTCTGAGGATCAGTGCATGATACTTTTAAATAATCTCCACTCGTCAGGATTCATCCAAGAATACAATAAAGTTTTTGATACTATGTTGGGTTACAAATGGTTACAAAAGAAAAGCAAATTCTGTAATTCAGTTGGTAATAGTCAGGAAGCTGTGAATGCAGAATAA
- the LOC120669490 gene encoding peroxidase 45-like: MRRLRLLLAAFFLLAPDVLPPPPMAGAQLAPDYYADVCPDLESIVRDAVRMSVAHSPVAAPATLRLFFHDCAVRGCDASIMLINPDGDDEWRSLDGITLKPEGFNTVMSAKAAVDSDPQCRNMVSCADILALAARDAVFLSGGPDYQVELGRYDGRVSTEASVLIPHGSFDLDQLNRFFSGLGLSQADMIALSGAHTIGAASCGFFGYRVGADAAMDPAFADQLRGSCPGAAAGGFAFLDAATPLRFDNEYYRNLRAGRGLLASDQALYADARSRGAVDRYAADQGAFFRDFAAAMTRLGRVGVRTAEDGEVRRDCRFPN; the protein is encoded by the exons ATGAGGCGCCTCCGGCTCCTGCTGgccgccttcttcctcctcgcgcccgacgtgctcccgccgccgccgatggccgGGGCCCAGCTGGCACCGGACTACTACGCCGACGTCTGCCCGGACCTCGAGAGCATTGTCCGCGACGCCGTGCGGATGTCCGTGGCGCACTCGCcggtcgccgcgccggccacgctCCGGCTCTTCTTCCATGACTGCGCCGTCAGG GGCTGCGACGCGTCGATCATGCTCATCAAccccgacggcgacgacgagtgGCGGAGCCTCGACGGCATCACGCTGAAGCCGGAGGGGTTCAACACGGTGATGAGCGCCAAGGCGGCGGTGGACAGCGACCCGCAGTGCCGGAACATGGTGTCGTGCGCCGACATCCTGGCCCTCGCCGCCAGGGACGCCGTCTTCCTG AGCGGAGGGCCGGACTACCAGGTGGAGCTGGGCCGGTACGACGGCCGGGTGTCGACGGAAGCCAGCGTCCTGATCCCCCATGGCTCGTTCGACCTCGACCAGCTCAACCGCTTCTTCTCCGGCCTCGGCCTCTCCCAGGCCGACATGATCGCACTCTCAG GGGCTCACACGATCGGCGCGGCGTCGTGCGGCTTCTTCGGGTACCGGGTGGGCGCGGACGCGGCCATGGACCCGGCGTTCGCGGACCAGCTGCGCGGCAGCtgcccgggcgccgccgccggcgggttcGCGTTCCTGGACGCCGCGACGCCGCTGCGGTTCGACAACGAGTACTACCGGAACCTGCGCGCCGGCAGGGGGCTCCTGGCCTCCGACCAGGCGCTCTACGCGGACGCGAGGTCGCGCGGCGCCGTCGACCGCTACGCCGCCGACCAGGGCGCCTTCTTCCGCGACTTCGCCGCGGCCATGACCAGGCTCGGCAGGGTTGGGGTCAGGACGGCGGAAGACGGTGAGGTTCGCCGCGACTGCAGGTTCCCCAACTGA